The following are encoded in a window of Paenibacillus polymyxa genomic DNA:
- a CDS encoding methyl-accepting chemotaxis protein: MDRTNELLWQRNKLVIIIFWIMTLSSTIPALSNPSVWVSSGVGFVVAAVLTILNMKKKGIRLIPWIITLYSVLICIFVNLSSVEAVTTIFICSLLLLYPSYRYFLITMVLNLCNIFIQITIGTPATPPVTGPLRYIHEFIIVLLIGLLLLVVSVLNQKQFKKTEEQNKDMDATRQRIEFLFEQVRQAVAGLHSFTERFRNQVDATGSVTNEVAIGFQEVAKGVEMQASNITEVTDNLAQSDQHVREVADHSRELKQLSEDTKSAGSRGSNQLLALTSQIKDLGLVMSRTKEELDEFKTQSDNMSAMLKDITQISKQTNLLSLNASIEAARAGEHGKGFAIVAGEVRNLAEMVGNTSVAMEGILTQLRTQMDSVVSQFDLGQQRLQQSMESAHSTEIVLEDILQNANKVLLQAVEVEASTNSMQQFSSQVVQEMEEFSSVTEQASAASEQILAGVEEQLNITSNMVTGFNELETLIIQLKELVHDQKEDNIPTEISKSK; the protein is encoded by the coding sequence ATGGACAGAACAAATGAATTGTTGTGGCAAAGAAACAAATTGGTGATCATTATTTTTTGGATTATGACCTTGAGCAGCACCATCCCGGCATTATCTAATCCATCGGTGTGGGTGTCTAGTGGTGTAGGATTTGTAGTCGCCGCAGTGTTGACGATTCTGAATATGAAAAAGAAAGGAATCCGCCTTATTCCTTGGATTATTACGTTATATAGCGTATTAATATGTATATTTGTGAACTTATCTAGCGTGGAGGCAGTGACTACGATCTTTATTTGCTCATTGTTGTTGCTCTACCCATCTTACCGATACTTTTTGATAACAATGGTCTTAAATCTGTGTAATATTTTTATACAAATTACCATCGGTACGCCAGCAACTCCCCCGGTTACCGGTCCTTTGCGTTATATACACGAGTTTATTATTGTTTTACTGATTGGTTTGCTATTGTTAGTGGTATCGGTGTTAAATCAAAAGCAGTTTAAGAAAACGGAAGAGCAAAATAAAGATATGGATGCCACAAGGCAACGTATTGAATTTTTGTTTGAACAAGTGAGACAGGCTGTAGCTGGATTGCATAGCTTCACAGAACGATTCAGGAATCAAGTGGATGCTACCGGCAGCGTGACGAATGAAGTCGCCATCGGGTTTCAGGAGGTTGCCAAAGGGGTAGAAATGCAAGCTTCGAATATCACTGAGGTAACGGATAACTTGGCTCAGTCTGACCAGCACGTGCGCGAGGTTGCCGATCATTCCCGAGAATTGAAGCAGCTCTCCGAAGATACGAAAAGTGCCGGGAGCAGAGGGAGCAATCAACTGCTTGCATTAACGTCTCAAATTAAGGATTTGGGTCTGGTTATGAGTCGTACCAAAGAAGAATTGGACGAGTTTAAAACACAAAGTGATAATATGTCTGCCATGCTCAAAGATATTACTCAAATCTCGAAACAAACTAATTTGCTGTCCTTGAATGCATCCATTGAGGCCGCCAGAGCGGGAGAGCATGGAAAAGGATTTGCCATCGTGGCTGGCGAAGTGCGTAATTTGGCTGAAATGGTAGGGAATACCTCGGTGGCAATGGAAGGTATTTTGACCCAACTGAGAACTCAGATGGATTCTGTCGTAAGCCAATTTGACTTGGGACAGCAAAGACTACAGCAGAGTATGGAATCGGCCCATTCGACCGAAATTGTACTGGAGGATATCCTGCAAAATGCCAATAAAGTGCTGCTGCAGGCCGTGGAGGTGGAAGCCAGTACGAATAGTATGCAGCAATTCTCATCTCAGGTCGTTCAAGAGATGGAGGAGTTTTCAAGCGTTACAGAACAAGCGAGTGCAGCGTCAGAGCAAATTTTGGCTGGAGTAGAGGAGCAACTGAATATAACCTCCAATATGGTGACCGGATTTAATGAGCTGGAGACGTTGATTATCCAGTTAAAAGAACTGGTACATGATCAGAAGGAGGACAACATTCCTACCGAAATCAGCAAAAGCAAATAA
- a CDS encoding 50S ribosomal protein L25 produces the protein MSSNGGSIQLTAQPRTEKKGSAIRELRLKGRIPAVVYGSELEGTPVHVDAKEFNKVVKTGRSEVFNLTVEGGETIPVIIKDYQQRDNQWLHADFLKIAKNKPLRVRVSIDYQGTPVGTKTGGILQVQETEVEVEGLPADLPSTIEVDVSALDVGDKLSASDLKLPKGVTLHVPEEELLASIIVPRAVEVENAAVEGDAAATEGTEEASENKES, from the coding sequence ATGAGTTCTAATGGAGGAAGTATTCAACTGACCGCCCAGCCGAGAACAGAGAAGAAGGGTTCGGCTATTCGTGAATTGAGGTTAAAAGGACGGATTCCAGCTGTGGTTTACGGCTCTGAGCTTGAAGGAACCCCTGTACATGTCGATGCCAAGGAATTTAATAAAGTAGTCAAAACCGGACGTTCAGAGGTGTTCAACCTCACTGTAGAGGGTGGAGAAACCATTCCGGTTATTATTAAAGATTATCAACAGCGTGACAACCAATGGCTGCATGCCGATTTTTTGAAAATTGCCAAAAACAAACCGCTTCGCGTGCGTGTTTCTATTGATTATCAGGGTACACCTGTAGGTACAAAAACAGGCGGTATTCTGCAAGTTCAGGAAACGGAAGTTGAAGTCGAAGGCCTTCCTGCTGATTTACCATCTACCATTGAAGTGGATGTATCCGCACTGGATGTTGGCGACAAGCTGAGCGCTAGCGACTTGAAGCTCCCTAAAGGAGTAACACTGCACGTCCCTGAAGAAGAACTGCTTGCTTCTATTATCGTTCCGCGTGCAGTTGAAGTAGAAAATGCTGCTGTGGAAGGTGATGCAGCGGCAACTGAAGGCACTGAAGAGGCTTCCGAAAACAAGGAATCCTAA
- the pulA gene encoding type I pullulanase, with protein sequence MSDFNQLNELEHTTYPIYEGYDLGLTYTPAGSKFKVWAPTAQQVHIALYNDAGVYDQEGNVQEHSGGQEFLMSRGDQGVWSIELEGDWNKYYYMYRLEWADNTIHYAADPYATGVSANGQRTAIIDLAQTNPDGWELDAGPTLKRPTDAILYELHVRDFSMDTHFNTGKKDLSAAQGRFEAFTYTGLKDTEGNSIGLDHLLELGITHVHLLPVADFHTVNDFAELETEYNWGYDPQHYNVPEGSYSSNPADPETRIRELKLLVQSLHTVGIGVIMDVVYNHTYSVEKGPFEPVVPGYYYRTDEQGQLTNGSGVGNEVATERPMVRKYIKDSLRYWAEEYHIDGFRFDLMGLIDTPTVEQLTQELRSEVRPDLLIYGEPWTGGESPQPLLTLKGTQRDKGFAVFNDNYRSAIKGDSDGTGSGFATGAEHQEEQVLKGTFGAIHDFTAQPSETVNYVTAHDNLNLWDKILTVRHLREHCRFPQWEQGKPQDGRTPEQAVAEADPYWELDEDNLLENETVRKSLLANGMVLTSQGIPFIHAGDELLRSKYGDHNSYRSPDVVNAIHWHNKARFRPVFDYYQGLIALRRNHPAFRMDHRELVEQHMEVLQSNGHVVAFALRHHANGDAWNHIVVIYNGSDTEQTILLPAESDRWHVVVDAHGAGNETRYEVVGHRVTVSRWSMMVLYDQEEPARVSFLTEQDQVNRQAENELEDSDEGTDQEIAGTAMTLTDVQLGNDREVAPFRTIELIYERADRQYTGWNVWVWGTGHRDGHVEFRDLDDGRAIARIQVSPDIQRIGYIVRLNHWDAKDVEADRYIDINLNQSVMQVLIHSGREEYLLLVNDNRAG encoded by the coding sequence ATGTCAGATTTCAATCAGCTCAATGAGCTTGAGCACACAACATATCCCATATATGAAGGCTATGATTTGGGTCTTACTTATACGCCTGCGGGCAGCAAGTTCAAGGTATGGGCACCGACTGCGCAGCAGGTCCATATAGCGTTGTATAACGATGCGGGGGTGTACGATCAGGAGGGGAACGTTCAGGAGCACAGCGGTGGTCAGGAATTTCTCATGAGCCGTGGTGATCAAGGTGTATGGTCTATAGAGCTGGAAGGGGACTGGAACAAATATTATTACATGTACAGGCTGGAGTGGGCGGACAACACCATTCATTATGCTGCCGATCCATATGCCACAGGGGTATCAGCCAACGGGCAGCGTACAGCGATCATTGATTTGGCTCAAACCAACCCGGACGGATGGGAATTGGATGCGGGGCCTACCCTTAAGCGGCCGACAGATGCCATTCTCTATGAGCTTCATGTGCGTGATTTTTCGATGGATACCCATTTTAATACGGGGAAAAAAGACTTATCTGCTGCTCAGGGACGGTTTGAGGCCTTTACGTATACGGGATTGAAGGATACTGAGGGGAACAGCATCGGGCTGGATCATCTGCTGGAGCTGGGCATTACACATGTTCATTTGCTTCCAGTGGCTGATTTTCATACGGTGAATGACTTTGCAGAATTAGAAACTGAATATAACTGGGGCTATGATCCGCAACATTATAATGTGCCGGAGGGGTCTTATTCTTCCAATCCGGCTGATCCGGAGACACGCATACGAGAGCTGAAACTGCTGGTACAGTCTTTGCATACTGTCGGCATCGGTGTCATTATGGACGTCGTGTACAACCATACTTATTCGGTGGAAAAGGGGCCATTTGAGCCTGTTGTACCTGGATATTATTACCGCACGGATGAGCAAGGGCAGCTCACCAATGGATCAGGTGTAGGTAATGAGGTGGCAACCGAACGTCCGATGGTGCGCAAGTATATCAAGGATTCACTACGCTATTGGGCAGAGGAATATCATATAGACGGCTTTCGATTTGATCTGATGGGGCTGATTGATACACCGACCGTAGAGCAGCTTACCCAGGAGCTTCGCTCTGAAGTGCGTCCCGATCTGCTGATCTATGGTGAGCCTTGGACGGGAGGAGAATCTCCGCAACCCTTGCTTACGCTAAAAGGAACGCAACGCGACAAAGGCTTTGCCGTTTTTAACGACAACTACCGTTCTGCTATTAAGGGAGATAGCGACGGTACTGGGAGCGGGTTTGCCACGGGGGCAGAACATCAGGAGGAGCAGGTGCTCAAAGGTACTTTTGGGGCTATTCATGATTTCACAGCTCAGCCATCGGAGACCGTCAATTATGTAACTGCCCACGATAATCTCAATCTGTGGGATAAAATTTTGACAGTAAGACATTTGCGGGAGCACTGTCGTTTTCCACAATGGGAGCAGGGGAAGCCACAGGATGGGAGGACACCGGAACAAGCTGTTGCCGAAGCAGACCCGTATTGGGAACTGGATGAAGATAACTTGCTAGAGAACGAAACCGTACGCAAGTCCCTGTTGGCTAACGGTATGGTACTCACATCGCAAGGCATTCCTTTTATTCATGCAGGGGATGAACTGCTGCGCTCCAAATATGGAGACCATAATAGCTACCGAAGCCCAGATGTGGTGAATGCCATCCATTGGCATAACAAGGCGAGGTTTCGCCCAGTGTTTGATTACTACCAAGGTTTAATTGCTTTGCGGCGCAACCACCCGGCATTCCGAATGGACCATCGTGAGCTGGTGGAGCAGCATATGGAAGTGCTGCAAAGCAATGGGCATGTGGTGGCTTTTGCTTTGAGGCACCATGCTAACGGCGATGCCTGGAATCATATTGTGGTGATTTATAACGGCTCGGATACAGAGCAAACGATATTATTGCCTGCGGAATCGGATCGTTGGCATGTGGTCGTGGACGCACACGGGGCTGGTAATGAGACACGGTATGAAGTGGTAGGCCATCGTGTGACTGTATCGCGCTGGTCGATGATGGTGTTATATGATCAGGAAGAACCTGCACGAGTCTCCTTTTTGACTGAACAAGATCAGGTTAATCGTCAGGCGGAGAACGAATTGGAAGACTCGGATGAGGGAACAGATCAAGAAATTGCAGGTACAGCTATGACGTTGACAGATGTGCAGCTTGGAAACGATAGGGAAGTCGCTCCATTTCGCACGATTGAACTGATATACGAGCGTGCAGATCGGCAATACACTGGCTGGAACGTATGGGTATGGGGAACTGGGCACCGCGACGGACATGTTGAATTTCGTGATTTGGATGACGGTCGTGCAATAGCGCGTATTCAGGTGTCTCCTGATATACAGCGAATTGGCTACATTGTCCGGCTTAATCACTGGGATGCCAAGGATGTTGAGGCAGATCGCTATATTGATATAAACCTGAACCAGTCTGTGATGCAGGTATTGATTCATAGTGGCAGAGAAGAATATTTGCTACTGGTAAATGATAATCGGGCCGGATAG
- a CDS encoding amino acid ABC transporter ATP-binding/permease protein, translating into MRRHGLRIMGQLWVLAEPLLPVLLITIVTGVLGFICAIGIIVYGALALLTATGITTGYTMSFLLTSIVVFAVLRGVFRYGEQMSGHYLAFKLLAVLRDKVLQALRRLASAKLEGKDKGNLISLITSDIELLEVFYAHTIAPVMIGIITSLLMVFFIGSYEPLLGWLAALAYLTVGLFIPLFTSRMVKRQGMEYRSSFGKLSSYFLDSLRGMKEIVQYGQGEQRLNEINRRTDQLDDKQKDLKHHEGITRAITDAAVVGFSFLMLLAGLYGMSNGQVDFTGMLISVIALFSSFGPVVALSNLSNNLLQTLASGERVLSLLEETPEVEENIEGMSVAFTGARVDKVTFAYDGQTVLNDVSLTIPHKRILGIQGKSGSGKSTLLKLLMRFRDPQQGEILLSGHDLKEIGTRHLRGLQSYVDQHTFLFDDSIAANIKIGKPDATHEQVVEAARKASVHDFIMTLPQGYDSRVGELGDRLSGGERQRLGLARAFVHNAPLLLLDEPTSNLDSLNEAIILKSLKEQQQDKTIVLVSHRSSTMRIADDIFEMDNRRLS; encoded by the coding sequence ATGCGTAGACACGGATTACGGATCATGGGCCAATTATGGGTATTGGCGGAACCTCTTTTACCTGTACTGCTCATCACGATTGTGACAGGAGTGCTTGGTTTTATTTGTGCTATTGGCATTATAGTGTACGGAGCCCTTGCTCTGCTTACAGCAACGGGCATCACGACAGGCTACACCATGTCGTTTTTGCTGACGTCGATCGTGGTTTTTGCCGTACTGCGCGGCGTATTCCGTTATGGCGAGCAAATGAGTGGTCATTATCTCGCTTTCAAGCTACTGGCTGTACTGCGTGACAAGGTGCTTCAAGCCCTGCGCAGACTCGCTTCAGCCAAATTGGAAGGCAAGGACAAGGGGAATCTGATATCACTCATTACGAGTGATATTGAGCTGCTGGAAGTATTTTATGCGCATACGATAGCGCCTGTAATGATCGGCATCATCACTTCACTGCTCATGGTATTTTTTATCGGTTCTTATGAGCCTCTATTAGGCTGGCTCGCTGCGCTTGCTTACCTAACTGTCGGTTTATTTATTCCCTTATTCACGTCACGTATGGTCAAACGTCAGGGGATGGAATACCGAAGCAGCTTTGGCAAGCTGAGCAGTTATTTTTTGGACAGCTTACGGGGGATGAAGGAAATTGTGCAATATGGACAAGGAGAACAACGTTTGAATGAGATTAACCGTCGTACGGATCAATTGGATGACAAGCAGAAGGACTTGAAGCATCATGAAGGCATCACAAGAGCGATCACAGATGCGGCTGTAGTTGGATTCTCATTCTTGATGCTGCTGGCTGGATTGTACGGTATGTCTAATGGTCAGGTTGACTTTACAGGTATGCTAATTTCTGTCATTGCACTGTTTAGTTCATTTGGTCCGGTCGTCGCACTGAGCAACTTGTCCAACAATTTGCTTCAAACGCTGGCGAGCGGGGAACGAGTGTTGAGTCTATTGGAGGAAACCCCGGAGGTTGAGGAAAATATCGAAGGGATGAGTGTTGCCTTTACTGGGGCACGAGTAGACAAGGTGACTTTTGCATACGATGGTCAAACGGTGCTGAATGATGTAAGTCTTACGATACCGCATAAGCGGATTTTAGGCATTCAGGGTAAAAGCGGCTCTGGCAAGTCTACACTGCTAAAGTTGCTGATGCGATTTAGGGACCCGCAGCAAGGTGAAATTTTGCTATCCGGACACGATTTGAAGGAAATTGGGACCCGACATTTGAGAGGCTTACAGAGCTATGTAGACCAGCATACGTTCCTGTTTGATGATTCAATTGCAGCTAATATCAAAATCGGAAAGCCTGATGCTACACATGAGCAGGTGGTGGAAGCAGCACGTAAGGCATCCGTGCACGATTTTATTATGACCTTGCCTCAAGGGTATGACAGCCGAGTTGGAGAATTGGGGGACAGGCTGTCCGGTGGAGAACGTCAACGCTTGGGACTGGCCAGAGCCTTTGTCCATAATGCGCCTCTCTTACTGCTCGACGAGCCTACCAGCAATTTGGACAGCCTGAACGAGGCAATTATTTTAAAATCGTTAAAGGAACAGCAGCAAGATAAAACGATTGTCCTTGTTTCGCACCGAAGTTCTACCATGCGGATTGCAGACGATATTTTTGAAATGGATAACCGTAGATTGTCCTGA
- a CDS encoding DUF454 family protein, whose translation MKPIYITLGFLFLALGVIGVVLPLLPTTPFLLLATFFFMRGSERIHQWFSNTSLYQKHLESFVQTRSLKLSTKITTLGLASAMLITGFIFTPNVWGKALIVLVILFKYYYFIFRIGTIRNAAAEITPSCSSEPIPTPTPKKRSKMVDSRLLGLVEHSRKYIVLGVLVQWIGLLGSIAAVLSMAFVMQQAWEGQVTCKLILSMTVIVIAAIAVRCLSNYAASMLSYRASVNAKKTLRSQIYGKLLKMGPAYTDHTSTSGVIQVAVEGVEQLETYFGRYMPQLFYSLLAPVTLFITLSFVSFKAAIILLICVPLIPVSIIVIMRMAKKLFRKYWGSYVNLGHSFLENVQGLTTLKMYGTDQDKHQEMNTAAEEFRKMTMKVLTMQLNSVAIMDLIAFGGAAAGVLVAISEYSSGHIGLAGAIIIVLLSAEFFIPLRLLGSYFHIAMNGMAASDKIFQMLSTEDLIQGQESIENTDIRLKQVSFAYEERDTLRNISMDIPQGSLVSIVGESGSGKSTVAGLIVGHHEGYRGSLTIGGTELTDISEESRMRHMTWIGFNSYIFKGTVEANLKMGNEYADEQQMLEALRQVKLYDFILSEGGLEAELEEQGANLSGGQRQRLALARALLHDSRVYIFDEATSNIDSESEEGIMEVIHALAGQKTVILISHRLENVVQSDCIYVLQNGLVAESGTHHELLSQQGHYADMYLSQHRVEQFAKGGAVYA comes from the coding sequence GTGAAACCGATCTATATTACCTTAGGGTTTTTATTTTTGGCGCTTGGAGTTATTGGTGTAGTGCTACCGTTGCTACCGACTACACCGTTTCTACTGCTAGCGACCTTTTTCTTTATGCGGGGGTCCGAAAGGATTCACCAGTGGTTTTCGAATACCTCTCTATACCAAAAGCATCTAGAGAGTTTTGTCCAAACAAGGTCGTTGAAGCTGTCTACGAAAATCACGACATTGGGCTTAGCGTCAGCGATGCTGATTACAGGCTTTATTTTCACCCCTAATGTGTGGGGGAAAGCGCTCATCGTCTTGGTCATCCTTTTTAAATATTATTACTTTATATTCCGCATCGGAACAATAAGAAATGCTGCAGCAGAAATAACGCCTTCATGTTCATCTGAACCTATACCTACACCTACTCCAAAAAAAAGGTCTAAAATGGTCGACAGCCGTCTGCTCGGTCTAGTGGAACATTCTCGGAAATATATCGTCTTGGGTGTGCTTGTGCAGTGGATCGGTCTTTTGGGGAGTATAGCCGCTGTGTTGTCTATGGCCTTTGTTATGCAGCAGGCATGGGAAGGACAAGTGACTTGCAAGCTGATTCTATCTATGACGGTCATTGTTATTGCTGCTATTGCAGTTCGCTGCCTGAGCAATTATGCAGCCAGTATGTTATCCTATCGTGCTTCGGTAAATGCTAAAAAAACGCTGCGCTCGCAAATTTACGGCAAGTTGCTGAAGATGGGACCCGCATATACAGATCATACCTCCACCTCGGGGGTTATTCAGGTTGCTGTAGAAGGGGTAGAGCAGCTTGAAACCTATTTCGGTAGATATATGCCTCAGCTATTTTACAGTCTGCTTGCCCCCGTAACGTTATTCATAACCCTCTCTTTTGTCAGCTTCAAAGCAGCCATTATACTATTGATCTGCGTTCCCTTAATTCCAGTGTCGATCATTGTCATTATGAGGATGGCTAAAAAGCTGTTTCGGAAATATTGGGGCAGTTACGTCAATCTGGGCCACAGCTTTTTGGAGAATGTACAAGGTCTGACTACGCTCAAAATGTACGGAACAGACCAGGATAAACATCAGGAAATGAACACAGCAGCTGAGGAATTTCGCAAAATGACGATGAAAGTGCTGACTATGCAGCTTAACTCCGTGGCCATTATGGATCTTATCGCATTTGGTGGTGCTGCTGCGGGTGTACTGGTCGCGATAAGTGAATATTCTTCAGGCCATATTGGCTTGGCAGGAGCGATCATCATTGTTTTGCTGTCAGCAGAGTTTTTCATTCCTCTGCGTTTGCTGGGCTCTTACTTTCATATCGCCATGAACGGAATGGCAGCAAGTGACAAAATATTCCAAATGTTGAGTACAGAGGATCTTATACAAGGACAAGAAAGCATAGAAAACACAGATATTCGACTGAAACAGGTGAGTTTCGCCTACGAGGAAAGAGATACCTTACGAAATATATCCATGGATATTCCCCAGGGCAGCTTGGTTTCAATTGTTGGGGAATCAGGCTCTGGTAAAAGTACGGTAGCCGGATTGATCGTTGGGCATCACGAGGGGTATCGAGGAAGTCTGACGATTGGAGGAACCGAGCTTACTGATATTTCGGAAGAAAGCCGCATGCGTCACATGACCTGGATCGGTTTTAACAGCTATATTTTTAAAGGCACAGTGGAAGCAAATTTAAAAATGGGCAATGAGTACGCGGATGAGCAACAAATGCTGGAAGCTTTGCGACAAGTGAAGCTGTATGATTTTATTCTCTCAGAAGGAGGACTGGAAGCAGAACTGGAGGAGCAGGGGGCAAATCTGTCAGGAGGACAGCGCCAACGGCTAGCACTAGCCAGAGCATTGCTGCATGATAGTCGTGTGTACATTTTTGACGAAGCCACCTCTAACATTGACAGTGAGAGTGAGGAAGGCATTATGGAGGTAATACATGCGCTGGCAGGTCAAAAAACAGTGATTCTTATCTCTCATAGACTGGAAAATGTAGTTCAATCCGACTGTATCTATGTGCTGCAAAACGGATTGGTGGCAGAATCCGGAACGCATCATGAACTGTTGAGCCAGCAAGGGCACTATGCGGATATGTATCTCAGTCAACACCGGGTAGAGCAGTTTGCAAAAGGAGGGGCTGTATATGCGTAG
- a CDS encoding mannitol-1-phosphate 5-dehydrogenase — MRAVHFGAGNIGRGFIGLILSRAGYEVVFSDVNDTLVSELRRRKQYTVELANDTKDTELVTNVTAIDGKDAAAVADAVDHADLVTTAVGVSILRHIAAGIAEGIARRVERGAGPLHVIACENAIGGSAQLKEHVFALLDEATRAKAEASVYFPNAAVDRIVPIQHHEDPLHVQVEPFYEWVVDRSQMAPEHEEIEGILYVQDLEPYIERKLFTVNTGHCVAAYLGYTAGYATIQEAMKDSKVVDSIQGSLEETGAVLVKRFGLDQGEHKKYISKILDRFRNPNLTDDVTRVGRSPLRKLSPNDRLVRPALQAQEYGIPTDHLALGMAAACKFDITEDPEAVELQQVIRSEGLGAALTRYTSITADHPLHRQVLEQYDIINS; from the coding sequence ATGAGAGCCGTCCACTTTGGAGCAGGAAATATCGGTCGCGGCTTTATCGGATTAATTCTGTCGCGTGCAGGCTATGAGGTTGTCTTTTCAGATGTCAACGACACCCTTGTATCCGAGTTACGCCGTCGTAAACAATATACCGTAGAGTTAGCCAATGATACAAAGGATACGGAGCTGGTCACGAATGTAACGGCGATTGACGGCAAGGATGCAGCGGCTGTAGCCGATGCGGTAGACCATGCTGATCTGGTAACAACCGCGGTAGGGGTTAGCATCCTCAGGCATATTGCAGCAGGTATTGCCGAGGGAATAGCGCGGCGGGTGGAGCGAGGGGCAGGCCCGCTGCATGTGATTGCTTGCGAAAATGCAATCGGAGGCAGCGCCCAACTGAAAGAGCATGTTTTTGCGCTACTGGATGAGGCGACTCGTGCCAAGGCAGAGGCTTCGGTATATTTCCCCAATGCTGCTGTAGACCGGATTGTGCCGATCCAACACCACGAGGACCCGTTACATGTGCAGGTAGAGCCTTTTTACGAGTGGGTGGTGGATCGTTCACAAATGGCACCTGAGCATGAAGAAATCGAAGGCATCCTGTACGTGCAGGATCTAGAGCCTTACATTGAACGAAAGCTGTTCACGGTGAATACGGGGCATTGCGTGGCAGCCTATCTTGGTTATACCGCAGGTTATGCTACCATCCAGGAGGCCATGAAGGATAGCAAGGTGGTGGATTCGATACAAGGGTCACTGGAGGAGACAGGAGCAGTGCTTGTGAAGCGCTTCGGTTTGGATCAAGGGGAGCATAAGAAGTACATCTCTAAAATTTTGGATCGCTTCCGCAATCCTAATCTGACAGACGATGTTACTCGGGTCGGACGTTCACCGTTGCGCAAGCTGTCTCCAAATGATCGTCTTGTACGTCCCGCGCTTCAAGCGCAGGAGTATGGCATCCCTACGGATCATCTGGCGTTAGGAATGGCTGCTGCCTGTAAATTTGATATTACGGAAGACCCCGAGGCAGTCGAGCTTCAGCAGGTGATCCGCAGTGAAGGACTGGGTGCGGCGCTGACGCGTTATACTTCCATAACCGCAGACCACCCGTTACATCGGCAGGTATTGGAGCAATATGATATTATAAATTCATAA
- a CDS encoding PTS sugar transporter subunit IIA → MSIMTIDKVKMNATAKDKYEAIRMAGQILLDAGHISSEYIDKMLEREEIVSTYIGNGLAIPHGTKESKTLIQSTGISIVQFPQGVDFGEEKAYMVIGIAAQGGDHMEILTSIAVVCAEEENMDKLRNAVTPQEIIDLFESEMEL, encoded by the coding sequence GTGAGTATTATGACGATAGACAAAGTAAAAATGAACGCAACCGCCAAAGACAAATATGAGGCGATTCGTATGGCTGGACAAATCCTGCTGGATGCGGGACATATTTCAAGTGAGTACATTGACAAGATGCTGGAACGCGAGGAGATCGTGTCTACCTACATCGGGAATGGGCTGGCTATTCCACATGGCACCAAGGAATCCAAGACGCTTATTCAATCCACAGGCATCTCCATCGTTCAGTTCCCGCAAGGCGTAGATTTTGGGGAAGAGAAAGCATATATGGTGATCGGCATTGCAGCACAAGGCGGCGATCATATGGAGATTTTGACGAGTATCGCTGTGGTGTGTGCGGAGGAAGAAAATATGGATAAACTTCGCAACGCGGTGACCCCACAGGAAATTATAGATCTGTTCGAAAGTGAGATGGAGCTATGA